The DNA window GTGTGGGGGCAAGCAGATCCCAGACCTGGAGGAATGAGTGtccccctggaagggggtggtCTGGAAATGTGGGGGGAATGTCATGGTTAAGAGatgggtgggctgggagccaggactcctgggttccatggtCAGCTGTGACACTGGGCCATTCCTTGTGTGGTGGTGACTAAATGTCCAGATGCTGGTGCTAACTGGTGCTAACTGGTGCTTGCGtattcccccagctctcctggcaGGAGCGGTTACTGCGGCTCACCAAGTGCCTGCGGTCTCCTCGGTCTCGCACACCTCGCTCTACACCCCAAGCGCTGAGATCCCCGCCACTGTGCTCAGTATTCCCCACCCCTCGGTGATCTCTGCGCCGCTTCTCAAATCACTGCACTCCGCTGCCTGCCAGCCAGTGCTGGCCGTGCCTGCTCCCACGCAGCCTGTGGCCAAGGTAGGCACCCACCTGTCTGGCCTAGGGCTGGGGGGGTGGCCGAGTGAACCGCTGGTGAGACTTGCAGGGGGATTGGTGGGTCAGCCCTGTGGGGCAAGGGGGTTTGGCTGGGTTGAGCTGTCTGCAGTCTGTCCTGCTGTGGAGAGGGTGGTGTTTGCAGACCTGGAGGAAGGGGGTGCGCTTGGCCCTGTGGGGGTCAGAAAACACTTGGCTGTGGTGGGGCTTCTGCAGTTGGCCCGCACGGGATTGGTGCTGGGTGGTTTGGGGCTTCCGTTGGTCCTGTATGGGCATGGAACTGGGGGGCTGGCTCAGCGCACTGCTCACTttctctgtccctgccccacagaagaAGGGTGTGAAGCGAAAAgcggacaccaccacccccaccaccacagccATCATCGCCACTAGTGGGGAGTCATCCCCGTCGGCCCCCCTTCTGGAGCCCAAAGCAGCCAAGATCCCCACCCGGCGGGAGAGCGGGCGCCCCATCAAGCCCCCCAAGAAGGACCTGCCCGACTCGCAGCAGCACCAGACCTCCAAGAAGGGCAAGCTGTCCGAGCAGCTCAAGTACTGCAACGGCATCCTCAAGGACCTGGTGTCCAAGAAGCACGCTGCCTACGCCTGGCCGTTCTACAAGCCCGTCGATGCCTCGGCCCTGGGGCTGCACGACTACCACGAGATCATCAAGTGCCCCATGGACCTCAGCACCATCAAGGTACAGCTGGGGGctctgcaggaagggagggaaaggggtgCTGGGGAACCTCCGGGTGTGTCCTGGCGTCTCTCTCTGGGGATTGGGAGAGAGCTTAGTCCCAAGGCATCATTGAAGTACAGCCTGTGACCTGGCCCTGGGAAGGGGGCATCCCAGAAACCTCTGTGCCGTCCCAGGCATGAGCTGAGGCCTTCCTGGTGCAGGTCTACAGGAGACAGGTTCCCCATTGAGGAGCCTGCGGGGTTGCCCTGCATCTCTGCCCTGTGGAAGGCGGCGTCACTGGCTCACAGGCTTCCTGTGGCAGCCTGAGACCCTGTCCGTCCTCGGGGGCGGTGGGGGCTGTCCTGCCCCCAGCAGTGCCTGGAAGGCTCTGGCCAGTGGTAACTGCCTGACGGGCTGGTATGAGCCCCCTTGCTGCAGCCCAGTCTGGGGAgaaccttgggggtggggggtctgtgCCCCTTCCCTGGTGCAGCCACCCCCGCTCACCCTGTGTTCTCTGCCCGTGGTGCAGCGGAAGATGGAGAACCGGGATTACCACGACGCGCAGGAATTTGCTGCCGACGTCCGGTTAATGTTCTCCAACTGCTACAAGTACAACCCGCCTGACCACGACGTCGTGGCCATGGCtcgcaagctgcaggtgagtgggGCAGCGGGGCCAGCTGAcgtttcccctcccctgccccaggtctaAGCAAGCCTTTGTTTCCCCACTGCACCCGCtaaccctcccctccctccccctcccgcagGACGTGTTCGAGTTCAGCTACGCCAAGATGCCAGACGAGCCCCTGGACACCAACCTGCCGTCGGCAGCGCTGTCTGGAGCCCTCTCGAAATCCTCCTCCGAGGAGTCGTCCAGCGACGACGAGGATGAGGACGAAGATGAGGATGAGGACGAGGAGGAGAGCAGCAGCGAGAGTTCGTCGGAGAGCGAGGAGAGCTCCGACTCGGAGGAGGAGCGCGCCAACCGGCTGGCggagctgcaggagcaggtgAGGTCGTCGACCCTGAGCGTAGGGGCGTGTAGGTGGCGCCTTGTCTTGGGGGGCCAGTGCTTGGCTTGGTCCCCCCACTCAGCACTTGGCTCCTCTGTGGGGTGCTGTCTCCCTGCCATGTGTCCCGTAGTTAGCAGTTAGATCCCCCTGCCCCTAGTTGTGTCTTCCTTCCTGTCTAGTTTCCATCTCCCTCCTGGCCATGGGCAGGGCACTATCTTCCCTGGATTCCCTGGCTGTGTCCTTGCCCCCTTGCATGGGGGCCCTGTCTCTGAGCTAGTGCTGAGCTCCCTCCCCTGATCCCTGGCATCtgtccccagctgcagctggtgaGAATTCATGAGTAGCTGGCCGCCCTGTCTCAGGGTTCCCCTCGtgtctctctctgggtccccTCACTGGTGTGTCTCCCCCCAGCTGCGGGCAGTGCATGAGCAGCTCGCGGCCCTGTCGCAGGGCCCGGTCTCCAAGCCCAAGAAGAAGcgggagaggaaggagaagagaaagaagaagaaatcgGAGAAGCACAAGGGCCGGGGAGGCGATGAGGAGGCGCGGGCACGCCAGGCCCAGCTGAAGAAGGCCAAAAAGGCCGGGGGCAGCAGTGGAGGGACCAgcggggggagcagcagcagcatcacgaagtgagcagggtggggccctGCGGGTGGTGGGAATATGCGGGGGTGACAGGGCAACCCGTGTTCCACCCAGCGGAGAAGCAGTGAGGGCAGCTGTGTGATGACTCTCTTTCCCCGGCGGATCGACCATGGCGATGACCTTGTGTGAACAAGTCAAAGCATGTCTGATGGCTGCCTGCTGCCGACTCCCCGAGATCCCAGGCCGGTGGCCCTTGCCGGGGTGGGGGTAGCATGGGTGTGACACCGACTGGGCAGTTTCTGGGGTCCCCGCACTGTGGCTGCAGGGTTTTCCTGGGAGCCCCTGGAGGAGCTTGGTGTGTGAGCACCTCTCCCCTTCTACGTGAGTCCCAATGCAGGTCCAGTCTCAGCAGCATCAACTTCCTGATGGGCGTGTCTGACAAGGAGTGAGCAAAGGGTCTTGCTCACCCCTCAGCTTCCCCCAGTCCCACAGCagattccctccccctcccccccccagttccaCAGCAGATCCCTTTTGTGGTGGGTTGGCTTCTGTGATAGCCACAGGAGGTGGATCTGTGGCCATCACGGTGGATTGATTTCAATCAGCAAGCAGATAATCTGGATTGAAATCTTGTTCTGCCATTGTATTTAGTTCTTTTCCTACAAAGTGTCATTCTCCCTAGTTGCAAACCATTAAAACGTATTGATTTGCAACTGAACGTAACCTTTATGCTAAACTTGGTGGTTCTTTTGCTATCCAGGAGTGTGTACGAGACCTACTGCACGCTTTTATTTAAGCCATTATATTATGTGTTTTATTCTGCAAGGAAATTGGGAATGATGCATTTATTGGTTAAACTTGTCATGGTCTGTTGTGAGGGAAGTTGGAATGCAATTTAAGAAGGTCCCAcatttttagcaaaaagaaaaggagtccttgtggcaccttagagactaaccaatttatttgagcatgagctttcgtgagctacagctcacttcatcggatgcataccgtggaaactgcagcagactttatatatacacagagaatatgaaacaatacctcctcccaccccactgtcctccttttcttttt is part of the Eretmochelys imbricata isolate rEreImb1 chromosome 14, rEreImb1.hap1, whole genome shotgun sequence genome and encodes:
- the BRD2 gene encoding bromodomain-containing protein 2 isoform X1 — translated: MLQNVNPHNKILGEGSTGLMGLATESTPGKRIRKPSLLYEGFESPTMASVPALHLPQVNPPPPEVSNPKKPGRVTNQLQYLHKVVMKALWKHQFAWPFRQPVDAVKLGLPDYHKIIKQPMDMGTIKRRLENNYYWGAAECMQDFNTMFTNCYIYNKPTDDIVLMAQTLEKIFLQKVAQMPAEEQEIVITVAKNSHKKGASRAAALLAGAVTAAHQVPAVSSVSHTSLYTPSAEIPATVLSIPHPSVISAPLLKSLHSAACQPVLAVPAPTQPVAKKKGVKRKADTTTPTTTAIIATSGESSPSAPLLEPKAAKIPTRRESGRPIKPPKKDLPDSQQHQTSKKGKLSEQLKYCNGILKDLVSKKHAAYAWPFYKPVDASALGLHDYHEIIKCPMDLSTIKRKMENRDYHDAQEFAADVRLMFSNCYKYNPPDHDVVAMARKLQDVFEFSYAKMPDEPLDTNLPSAALSGALSKSSSEESSSDDEDEDEDEDEDEEESSSESSSESEESSDSEEERANRLAELQEQLRAVHEQLAALSQGPVSKPKKKRERKEKRKKKKSEKHKGRGGDEEARARQAQLKKAKKAGGSSGGTSGGSSSSITKNSNKVLKAALPAPPMLYDSEEEEESKPMTYDEKRQLSLDINKLPGEKLGRVVHIIQSREPSLRDSNPEEIEIDFETLKPSTLRELERYVLSCLRKKPRKPYSETMKKPVGKTKEELALEKKRELEKRLQDVSGQLNSTKKPPKKANEKPESAQQVPVSRLSASSSSSDSSSSSSSSSSSDTSDSDSG
- the BRD2 gene encoding bromodomain-containing protein 2 isoform X4 — encoded protein: MDMGTIKRRLENNYYWGAAECMQDFNTMFTNCYIYNKPTDDIVLMAQTLEKIFLQKVAQMPAEEQEIVITVAKNSHKKGASRAAALLAGAVTAAHQVPAVSSVSHTSLYTPSAEIPATVLSIPHPSVISAPLLKSLHSAACQPVLAVPAPTQPVAKKKGVKRKADTTTPTTTAIIATSGESSPSAPLLEPKAAKIPTRRESGRPIKPPKKDLPDSQQHQTSKKGKLSEQLKYCNGILKDLVSKKHAAYAWPFYKPVDASALGLHDYHEIIKCPMDLSTIKRKMENRDYHDAQEFAADVRLMFSNCYKYNPPDHDVVAMARKLQDVFEFSYAKMPDEPLDTNLPSAALSGALSKSSSEESSSDDEDEDEDEDEDEEESSSESSSESEESSDSEEERANRLAELQEQLRAVHEQLAALSQGPVSKPKKKRERKEKRKKKKSEKHKGRGGDEEARARQAQLKKAKKAGGSSGGTSGGSSSSITKNSNKVLKAALPAPPMLYDSEEEEESKPMTYDEKRQLSLDINKLPGEKLGRVVHIIQSREPSLRDSNPEEIEIDFETLKPSTLRELERYVLSCLRKKPRKPYSETMKKPVGKTKEELALEKKRELEKRLQDVSGQLNSTKKPPKKANEKPESAQQVPVSRLSASSSSSDSSSSSSSSSSSDTSDSDSG
- the BRD2 gene encoding bromodomain-containing protein 2 isoform X2, with the protein product MGLATESTPGKRIRKPSLLYEGFESPTMASVPALHLPQVNPPPPEVSNPKKPGRVTNQLQYLHKVVMKALWKHQFAWPFRQPVDAVKLGLPDYHKIIKQPMDMGTIKRRLENNYYWGAAECMQDFNTMFTNCYIYNKPTDDIVLMAQTLEKIFLQKVAQMPAEEQEIVITVAKNSHKKGASRAAALLAGAVTAAHQVPAVSSVSHTSLYTPSAEIPATVLSIPHPSVISAPLLKSLHSAACQPVLAVPAPTQPVAKKKGVKRKADTTTPTTTAIIATSGESSPSAPLLEPKAAKIPTRRESGRPIKPPKKDLPDSQQHQTSKKGKLSEQLKYCNGILKDLVSKKHAAYAWPFYKPVDASALGLHDYHEIIKCPMDLSTIKRKMENRDYHDAQEFAADVRLMFSNCYKYNPPDHDVVAMARKLQDVFEFSYAKMPDEPLDTNLPSAALSGALSKSSSEESSSDDEDEDEDEDEDEEESSSESSSESEESSDSEEERANRLAELQEQLRAVHEQLAALSQGPVSKPKKKRERKEKRKKKKSEKHKGRGGDEEARARQAQLKKAKKAGGSSGGTSGGSSSSITKNSNKVLKAALPAPPMLYDSEEEEESKPMTYDEKRQLSLDINKLPGEKLGRVVHIIQSREPSLRDSNPEEIEIDFETLKPSTLRELERYVLSCLRKKPRKPYSETMKKPVGKTKEELALEKKRELEKRLQDVSGQLNSTKKPPKKANEKPESAQQVPVSRLSASSSSSDSSSSSSSSSSSDTSDSDSG